The Thiorhodovibrio frisius genome segment GCCTAAGCTCCACCACAACCGATGCAAGTTTCAATCAATCAACTGAGCGAATGGACCGGGCTCGACCGCAGAACCGTCAAGCGTCGGCTGGCTGACCTGCCCCACAAGCCCGGCCCCAACCGCGCGCACGAATACGAAAGCGCTGTCGCCTTGCGCCTGATCTTCGGAAGCGGCAACCCGGACGGCGACCGCCTTGACGGACAGCAAGAGAAGGCCCGGCTCGACAAGGTGCGCGCGGATATTGCCGAAGTTGAGCTCGAGCGCAAGCGCGGCGATCTGATCGACGTGGATGCAGTGACTCAGACTTGGGAACGCCTGGTATCCGTCGCCAAAGGCCGGTTCATGGCACTGCCGACGCGCCTGAGCTATGACCTGGCCGGGCTCAGTGAGCCTCGCGAAG includes the following:
- a CDS encoding DUF1441 family protein codes for the protein MQVSINQLSEWTGLDRRTVKRRLADLPHKPGPNRAHEYESAVALRLIFGSGNPDGDRLDGQQEKARLDKVRADIAEVELERKRGDLIDVDAVTQTWERLVSVAKGRFMALPTRLSYDLAGLSEPREAERLLKNAIWEVLTELADGDPLPAGE